CGCGGCAGCCTGATCCCCGTGCTGAAGCACACGGGCATGATCAACCTCGGTTTCAGCGTGCTGTACGGCGCCGGGCTCGTCATCACCCGGCTGCTGGCCTAGGGGCGGTCCGGCTTAGGACTCCGGGGCTAGGGCCTGCCGGGGCTAGGCTTCGCGGCGGCGGTCGTTGTCGACCTGCACGTCCGGGTGCTCTGCCACGAGGTTGTCCTCGGCTGCTGAGTCATCCAGCTCGCCCTGGCTGCGCTTGGGTGCGCGTTCCTCGGTGAACCGGCGCTGCACGGTGCGGGCCGCTTCGTCGCGCATGTCCCGGGCAAACAGGTACGTGACGCACCAGGCCATGACGGCGGCAGCCAGTGCCGAAAGCAGGAGGCCCAGTCCGAGCAGCATGCAGATCGCGAAGAAGACGGCCACCAAACCCAGGCGGAGTGCGGTAAATTTCCAGAAAGCCACGCCTTCATTCTATGCGCTTGGCGTCCTGGGCGTTCCTTCCCCCTGCAGGCCCCCGCGGGCAGGACCCTCCACTACAATGGCCGTATGCCCCGTCTTGTGTTGTTCGGCGTCATCATCGTCGCTGCCGTGATCATCTATGCCGCAATCGACTGCGTTATGTCCCGGGCAAACGAGGTGCGCAGCATCTCCAAGACCTCATGGCTGTTCACGATCATCCTTATTCCCGTCCTCGGCGCAGTGCTCTGGTTCCTGTTTGGCCGCCCGTCCGGCGGATCCCCGGGAGGTTCCGGACCGCGCGAGCCGCGGCGTCCGTCGGCCCCCGACGACGATCCCGAGTTCCTGCGCAACCTGGAGATCCGGCGCCGCCAGGCCCAGAAGGAAGCCGAGCTCCGGGCCCGTGAGGCCGAGCTGCGTGCCCGTGAAGAGGGCCGCGGCAAGCAGAACGACGACGGCAAGCCCGGAGCCTGAGACTCCTCGCCTACCCTGCGGTGCCCCCTTCGACGCCCACCGGCGGCTCGAGAAGCATCAGCTCTTGAGCCTGGCCGCCACCCGCAGGACCAGCATCTCCCCCGCTAAGCCGGCATGATCGGCAGCAAAAGACCCGTCCCGGAGAGTTCCGGAACGGGTCTTTTCTGCTGCTGGAGGCGTTCGGCCCCGCTGGGGCTAGACGCCTGAGTAGCTGTGCAGCCCGGAGAAGAACATGTTCACGATGGTGAAATTGAAGATCACGCAGAGGTAGCCGACAATCGACAGCCAGGCGGACCGGGTCCCGGTCCAGCCGCGGGTGGCGCGGGCGTGCAGGTAGCCGGCGTAGACCACCCAGATAACGAACGTCCAGACTTCCTTGGTGTCCCAGCCCCAGTACCGGCCCCATGCCTGTTCGGCCCAGATTGCACCGGCCATAAGGGTGAAGGTCCACAGCACGAACGCCACCGCGTTGATGCGGTAGGAAAGGTTCTCCAGGCTCTGCGCCGACGGCACGATGCGCATGAAGGGCAGCCGCTCCTTGCGTCCGGAGCGGATACGGGTTTCCCGGTCGGCCTGGAGCAGCTGCAGCGCGGACATGGCGAACGTGAGCGTGAACAGTGCCGACGCGATCACGGCAACGGATACGTGGATGATCAGCCAGTAGCTCTGGAGCGCCGGAACAAGGTGTGCCACCGGCGTCGGGAACCCGATGGTGGCGGCCATCATCATTACCAGCACCAGGCCAAGCACCACGGTGCCGAGGAAGCGCAGGTCACGGCGGGTCAGCACCAGCAGGAACACCACGGCGACAACGAGGGCGCCGGTGGTGCAGAACTCGTACATGTTGCCCCACGGAACCCGGTGCGCAGCCATGCCGCGGGTGACGACGCCGGCCGCATGGATGGCGGCAGCCAACACGGTCAGCGCGACGCCAACCCGTGCTGCGTTGCGGCGCGGACCGGTGTAGCCCATGGCGGAGTCAGCGGTCTGCGCTTCACGGCTGCCTTCGGCGTCCCAGTCCCGGACGGAGCCGTTGCCGGCCGGGACGGTTTCCCGCACGGCCGTCTTTTGTTCCAGCCTGCTCTCCACCGCCTTGATGGTTTTGCTGCTCTTGGCCAGGTCCCAGGTGAACGCCAGGAACGCCGCCGTGTAGGCAAATGCCGCCAGCAGCATGAAGAGCTCGCTGTAACTGGCGAGGGTGTAATCGATGGAGGGCATTACCGGTCCTTATCTGATTCTTCTGCGGCGCTGCTGTCCGCCGGTGCGTTTGCGGGTACGGTAACCCGCCCAACATTGTGTCCTTCTGCGTCCTGCGGTGCCAACCACTTCGCGGCAAACAGGCCGCGCAGTGCTGCGGCTTCGCTGGTGAGGCGGGGATCTTCGCCCCGGGCCAGGAGCCCGTACTCGACCATGACCCGGCCATCCGGATGCTGGCCGGCCCGGACCCAGACCCGCCTGCGCGCCAGGAACAGGGACGCGGCAAGTCCGGACAGGGAGAGCACGGCGAACACGAGCACGCCGGTCTTTGCCGGGTCGTAGTGGATGTCCAGTGCAGCGTACCGTTTGAGCCCGTCGAAGGTGATCGATCCCTTGCCGTCGGGCAGCTCGTAGGTCTGGTTGGCGCCCAGGACAATACCGCCGGCGTCCAGGTCGCGGTTATTCAGCGGCGTCAGGTCTTCGGTCTCCAGCACGTAAACGTTGGAGGGGACACCTTCGTCCAGCCCCAGGTCACCGTAGTAGGAGTTGAGGTTCAGCTGCGGGTTGATCGGGTCCGGATCGCCGGAGTAGCTGACCCCGGCCTCGTCGATCATGGCGGTGGGCAGGAAGAAGCCGACAAAGCCGAGCTGGTCGGGCTTGGCATCGGGGGCCTTGACCACGGCCAGCGAGGTGTACATGGCATCGGTGGGCACCGCGACCACGGGGCCTTCCAGCGCCACGTTGCCCTCGCCGTCGCGCACCGTGACCACGGGAGCGTAGCCGTTGCCGACCAGGTATACCCGGGTTCCGCCCAGCGTCAGGGGCGAGTTGACCTTGAGGACCTGCTCCTCCGGCTCGGCGTCGGGGTCTTCCTTCACGGTCATGTGAGCGGTGAAGTCCAGGGGCTGGCCGTAGTGGGTCTCGGATTCGCGGTCGAACTCGATGTCGAACTCATCCAGCGTGAGCGAGTACGGGCTCAGCTGGCTTTCGGAGAAGTTGGAGCCCGGTGTGAAGGTGTCGTAGCTGACCAGGGTGTTAACGAAGGACTCCCCCTCCACCACGATCTTCTGTCCGCTGTAGCCAAACAATCCGCCTACGGCAACGCAGGCCAGGACACCGATGAGGCTGGTATGGAAGACCAGGTTGCCCAGTTCCTTGGCAAACCCGCGCTCCGCGCCGACGGACGGACGGTCGCTGTCCCCATCCCGGACGTCTACCCGGTAACCGCGGCGGCGGAGGATCTTCGCGGCGTCGCGCACGGCGTCCGCCGGGGTCAGGGACGCGTTGGCCGGAACCGTGAGGGTTCCGTACTCGGGCATCCGTGACAGGCGGCTGGGCGTGCGCGGAGGCTTCGAGCGCATCGCCTTGAAGTGCGCCTTGGCCCGGGGAATGACGCAGCCGATCAGGGAGATGAAGAGCAGCAGGTAAATGGCCGAGAACCAGACGGAGGAATACACGTCAAAGAGCTGGAAACGGTCAAGCCACGGACCGGTCTCGGGGTTGTCCTTGAGGTACTGCGTCACCACGGCGGGATCGGCGGGGCGCTGCGGGAACAGGGAACCGGGAACGGCGGCGACGGCGAGGAGCAGCAGCAGGAACAGGGCCGTCTTCATGCTGGTCAGCTGGGTCCAGGCCCAACGCAGGGTGCCGAGCA
This window of the Arthrobacter sp. zg-Y919 genome carries:
- a CDS encoding DUF4229 domain-containing protein, translated to MAFWKFTALRLGLVAVFFAICMLLGLGLLLSALAAAVMAWCVTYLFARDMRDEAARTVQRRFTEERAPKRSQGELDDSAAEDNLVAEHPDVQVDNDRRREA
- a CDS encoding PLD nuclease N-terminal domain-containing protein, with the translated sequence MPRLVLFGVIIVAAVIIYAAIDCVMSRANEVRSISKTSWLFTIILIPVLGAVLWFLFGRPSGGSPGGSGPREPRRPSAPDDDPEFLRNLEIRRRQAQKEAELRAREAELRAREEGRGKQNDDGKPGA
- the ccsB gene encoding c-type cytochrome biogenesis protein CcsB — encoded protein: MPSIDYTLASYSELFMLLAAFAYTAAFLAFTWDLAKSSKTIKAVESRLEQKTAVRETVPAGNGSVRDWDAEGSREAQTADSAMGYTGPRRNAARVGVALTVLAAAIHAAGVVTRGMAAHRVPWGNMYEFCTTGALVVAVVFLLVLTRRDLRFLGTVVLGLVLVMMMAATIGFPTPVAHLVPALQSYWLIIHVSVAVIASALFTLTFAMSALQLLQADRETRIRSGRKERLPFMRIVPSAQSLENLSYRINAVAFVLWTFTLMAGAIWAEQAWGRYWGWDTKEVWTFVIWVVYAGYLHARATRGWTGTRSAWLSIVGYLCVIFNFTIVNMFFSGLHSYSGV
- a CDS encoding cytochrome c biogenesis protein ResB, producing MPALGLLGTLRWAWTQLTSMKTALFLLLLLAVAAVPGSLFPQRPADPAVVTQYLKDNPETGPWLDRFQLFDVYSSVWFSAIYLLLFISLIGCVIPRAKAHFKAMRSKPPRTPSRLSRMPEYGTLTVPANASLTPADAVRDAAKILRRRGYRVDVRDGDSDRPSVGAERGFAKELGNLVFHTSLIGVLACVAVGGLFGYSGQKIVVEGESFVNTLVSYDTFTPGSNFSESQLSPYSLTLDEFDIEFDRESETHYGQPLDFTAHMTVKEDPDAEPEEQVLKVNSPLTLGGTRVYLVGNGYAPVVTVRDGEGNVALEGPVVAVPTDAMYTSLAVVKAPDAKPDQLGFVGFFLPTAMIDEAGVSYSGDPDPINPQLNLNSYYGDLGLDEGVPSNVYVLETEDLTPLNNRDLDAGGIVLGANQTYELPDGKGSITFDGLKRYAALDIHYDPAKTGVLVFAVLSLSGLAASLFLARRRVWVRAGQHPDGRVMVEYGLLARGEDPRLTSEAAALRGLFAAKWLAPQDAEGHNVGRVTVPANAPADSSAAEESDKDR